A single genomic interval of Agromyces cerinus harbors:
- a CDS encoding magnesium and cobalt transport protein CorA yields MSPLVDNGVYVDGRRVETPTNLDDTYRLMDDHDGLAWIGLYRPSPREVASVAREFDLHPLAVEDALTGHQRSKLERYGDTLFAVLRPARYRDELETVEFGELHLFVGPDFVVTIRHAESPDLAAVRRRMESSPELLAMGPEAVLYAILDEVVDEYEPVVAGLENDIDEIEDQLFGDSDDDALSRRIYELSREVINFQRAVQPLAAMLEWLRRGSEKYRGDVELQRSLRDVLDHAIRINERVGSFRAILDNALTVHSALVARRQTDTSLKQNDEIKKISSWAAIIFAPTLIGTVYGMNFDDMPETHWEFGYPAALAAMVLFGVGLYAVFKFKKWL; encoded by the coding sequence ATGTCACCCCTGGTCGACAACGGCGTCTACGTCGACGGACGTCGCGTCGAGACGCCCACGAACCTCGACGACACCTACCGCCTCATGGACGACCATGACGGCCTGGCCTGGATCGGGCTCTACCGGCCGAGTCCGCGCGAGGTCGCCTCGGTCGCCCGCGAGTTCGACCTGCACCCGCTCGCCGTCGAAGACGCGCTGACCGGCCACCAGCGCTCGAAGCTCGAACGCTACGGCGACACCCTCTTCGCCGTGCTGCGGCCCGCCCGGTACCGCGACGAGCTCGAGACGGTCGAGTTCGGCGAACTGCACCTGTTCGTCGGCCCCGACTTCGTCGTCACGATCCGCCACGCCGAGTCGCCCGACCTCGCGGCCGTGCGACGGCGCATGGAGTCGAGCCCCGAGCTGCTCGCGATGGGGCCTGAGGCCGTGCTCTACGCGATCCTCGACGAGGTCGTCGACGAGTACGAGCCGGTCGTCGCCGGTCTCGAGAACGACATCGACGAGATCGAGGACCAGCTCTTCGGCGACAGCGACGACGATGCGCTCTCGCGGCGCATCTACGAGCTCTCGCGCGAGGTGATCAACTTCCAGCGCGCCGTGCAGCCGCTCGCGGCGATGCTCGAGTGGCTGCGCCGCGGCTCCGAGAAGTACCGTGGCGACGTCGAGCTGCAGCGCTCGCTCCGCGACGTGCTCGACCACGCCATCCGCATCAACGAGCGGGTCGGCTCGTTCCGCGCCATCCTCGACAACGCCCTCACCGTGCACTCGGCGCTCGTCGCGCGCCGTCAGACGGATACGAGCTTGAAGCAGAACGACGAGATCAAGAAGATCTCGTCGTGGGCGGCGATCATCTTCGCGCCGACGCTCATCGGCACGGTCTACGGCATGAACTTCGACGACATGCCCGAGACGCACTGGGAGTTCGGCTACCCGGCGGCGCTCGCCGCGATGGTGCTGTTCGGCGTGGGGCTCTACGCGGTCTTCAAGTTCAAGAAGTGGCTCTGA
- a CDS encoding ribosomal maturation YjgA family protein produces the protein MTLPTAGAHGTRVRSALAAAVGLALGLGLQLLDRTPVIDVLGSVVYIVFIACLLRAIWPGFGAAGSAATAFGFATAVELSQLTELPQRVVDAFPPSRLLLGSAFDPIDLVAYAAGAVLAFVVQLVLIGTERVAASSAVDD, from the coding sequence ATGACGCTGCCGACGGCCGGCGCGCATGGCACCCGGGTGCGGAGCGCGCTGGCCGCGGCCGTCGGCCTCGCACTCGGGCTCGGCCTGCAACTCCTCGATCGCACGCCCGTCATCGACGTGCTCGGCAGTGTCGTCTACATCGTGTTCATCGCCTGCCTGCTGCGCGCGATCTGGCCCGGGTTCGGGGCCGCGGGCAGCGCGGCGACGGCCTTCGGGTTCGCGACGGCCGTCGAGCTGTCGCAGCTGACCGAGCTGCCGCAGCGTGTGGTCGACGCCTTCCCGCCGTCGCGCCTGCTGCTCGGCAGCGCCTTCGATCCGATCGACCTCGTCGCCTACGCGGCCGGCGCCGTGCTCGCGTTCGTCGTGCAGCTCGTGCTCATCGGTACCGAGCGGGTCGCCGCGTCATCCGCCGTCGACGACTGA